A stretch of Procambarus clarkii isolate CNS0578487 chromosome 20, FALCON_Pclarkii_2.0, whole genome shotgun sequence DNA encodes these proteins:
- the LOC123752771 gene encoding toll-like receptor Tollo, giving the protein MRILWGWCLAALLWAVAGNVGPEYHTPDDCQVTSLAGTDLVALLCRLRTINSELDATNFSVIPTRNTVKLRIECSDVLFFQSALQNKSFVRLRELQELDIEYCKIGEVPREAFLGLTNLRNLTLRTYNTDWSAMTLKIANDAFREQRNLQRLDLGDNNIWTLPPALLCHLENLRLLNLSRNKLQDVTVLSFSQVEHICAPGLRSLDVSFNHLVSVPAFAFAALKNLQMLNMSLNGISKLEDKALFGMYSLEVLDLSGNLLTALPPELFQENKRLTKLYIRNNSVSVLAPGLFTGLSLLLELELTDNQLTNTWVNSETFTDLLRLASLDLSNNKITRLDAATFRDLTNLQVLKLQQNMIETISDNTFSGLFRLHTLVLSDNRVKVISDKTLAGLIGLQVLKLDNNEVFSVDSHALTNSTELQELQLSHNYLQDVPKLVQSLASLRTLDLSGNHVSVITNSSFTDLQHLSALKLAANVVENITKSVFKNLPALQVLDLGSNKIHTIENGAFDNNKHLEAIRLDNNVLTNVHGLFSDLPNLQWLNLSKNHLEMFDYAFIPRGLKYLDLRSNFINELGNYFEIESQLNLKIIDASFNKLSDISASSVPDSVEILFLNNNLISRVQPYAFFKKKNLTRVDLFANKIKNIDQNALRLSLMDPSRDLPEFYLGGNPFECDCTMEWLQTINSLEETRQHPTVIDLDTINCRLMNNKAVIPLLEAQKLQFLCEYESHCFALCHCCDFDACDCEMTCPTNCTCFHDESWAANIVDCSQAGYDSVPDRIPMDSSEVYLDGNNMDSLSSHTFIGRKNLKVLYLNDSKVEVIHNRTFNGLKLLENLYLQNNYIKELKGYEFEHLTLLRELYLHSNELLYIQNTTFLTLVSLRVLRLDDNRLKIFPVNLFERTHNLRSLHLSENPWSCDCDNLDDIQTWMHAAGGMLKDADKIICSLNRSVEVKAQISTFNLSACNNETETTTIKHEAYLDYVFLPTITLGAFAVLLTITLVIFCNRNRMRVWVYAKYGVRLFYRSEYEGDTDKAFDAFVSYSSKDEVFVTQILAPELERGSPAYKLCLHYRDFPVGAYITDTILSAVDTSKRTILILSENFIKSEWCRFEFRSAHHEVLKDRRRRLIVILLGDVPQRDLDPDIRLYLKTNTYLKWGDTHFWEKLKFAMPDAQPPTRNHQLHTLASQQQPGPRPVPLHM; this is encoded by the coding sequence ATGCGAATATTGTGGGGCTGGTGCCTAGCAGCCCTGTTGTGGGCTGTGGCGGGGAACGTAGGCCCAGAGTACCACACCCCTGATGACTGCCAGGTCACCTCGCTGGCGGGCACCGACCTCGTCGCCCTCCTCTGTCGACTACGGACCATCAACAGCGAACTGGATGCCACTAATTTCAGCGTGATCCCCACCCGGAACACAGTCAAGCTCAGGATTGAGTGCAGTGACGTGCTCTTCTTTCAAAGTGCACTTCAAAATAAAAGTTTTGTGAGGCTGAGAGAGCTGCAGGAGCTCGATATTGAGTACTGCAAGATCGGGGAGGTACCGCGGGAAGCATTTCTTGGCCTGACAAACCTACGGAACCTGACGCTGCGGACCTACAACACCGATTGGTCTGCCATGACCCTCAAGATCGCTAACGACGCCTTCAGAGAGCAGAGGAACCTGCAAAGGCTCGACCTGGGTGACAACAATATCTGGACGCTTCCCCCAGCCCTACTCTGCCACCTGGAAAATCTCAGGCTCCTCAATTTGTCCAGAAATAAACTCCAGGATGTGACAGTTCTGAGTTTTAGTCAGGTAGAACATATATGTGCCCCGGGATTGCGTTCTCTCGATGTGTCATTCAACCACTTAGTAAGTGTTCCGGCATTTGCATTTGCAGCGCTAAAAAATTTGCAAATGCTTAACATGAGTCTAAATGGCATTAGTAAACTTGAGGACAAGGCTCTTTTTGGCATGTACTCGTTAGAAGTGTTGGATCTGTCAGGGAATTTGTTGACTGCGTTACCGCCTGAACTATTCCAAGAAAATAAACGACTTACAAAGTTGTACATCAGGAACAACTCTGTGAGCGTGTTGGCTCCTGGGCTGTTCACCGGGCTGAGCCTCCTGCTGGAGCTGGAGCTCACTGACAACCAGCTCACCAACACCTGGGTCAACTCGGAAACCTTCACCGACCTCCTAAGGCTCGCAAGTCTTGATCTGTCCAACAACAAAATCACCAGACTCGACGCGGCCACTTTCCGTGATTTAACCAACCTTCAAGTGCTAAAGTTGCAGCAGAATATGATTGAAACAATTTCTGATAATACGTTCAGTGGGTTGTTTAGATTACATACGTTAGTGCTGTCGGATAACAGAGTCAAAGTGATTAGTGATAAAACTCTCGCGGGTCTAATCGGCCTGCAAGTGCTAAAGTTAGATAACAACGAAGTGTTTAGCGTGGATAGCCACGCCTTGACTAACTCGACGGAGCTTCAGGAGCTGCAGCTAAGTCACAACTACTTGCAAGACGTGCCCAAGCTGGTGCAGAGCCTGGCATCGCTCAGAACCCTGGACCTGAGTGGCAACCATGTAAGTGTTATCACCAACAGTTCCTTTACCGACCTCCAGCACCTCAGTGCCTTAAAACTTGCCGCTAACGTGGTAGAAAATATTACTAAAAGTGTTTTCAAGAATCTTCCAGCTCTTCAAGTGCTAGATCTAGGAAGTAACAAAATTCACACGATAGAGAATGGTGCTTTTGACAATAACAAACATCTCGAGGCCATTAGATTAGACAATAATGTGTTAACAAACGTTCATGGCCTGTTCTCTGATTTACCAAACCTTCAGTGGCTCAATTTGTCTAAAAATCATCTGGAAATGTTTGATTATGCCTTCATTCCCAGAGGACTGAAATATCTAGACCTTCGTTCAAATTTTATAAATGAACTtggaaattattttgaaattgagagtcagttaaATTTGAAGATAATTGATGCCAGTTTTAACAAGCTGTCAGACATTAGTGCCAGTTCTGTGCCAGACAGTGTTGAAATTCTCTTCCTAAATAACAATCTTATATCGAGGGTACAGCCTTATGCGTTCTTTAAAAAGAAAAATCTTACACGAGTGGACCTCTTTGCTAACAAGATCAAGAACATTGATCAGAACGCCCTCAGGCTCTCTCTGATGGACCCCTCCCGTGACCTGCCCGAGTTTTACTTGGGAGGGAACCCATTCGAGTGTGACTGCACGATGGAGTGGTTACAAACTATCAACAGCCTGGAGGAGACTCGACAGCACCCGACGGTGATCGACCTCGACACCATTAACTGTAGGTTAATGAATAATAAAGCCGTCATCCCCCTGCTGGAGGCGCAGAAGTTGCAATTCCTCTGTGAGTACGAGTCGCATTGCTTCGCCCTCTGCCATTGCTGTGATTTTGACGCCTGTGACTGTGAGATGACGTGCCCGACCAACTGCACGTGTTTTCACGACGAGTCGTGGGCGGCCAACATCGTTGACTGCTCCCAGGCTGGCTACGATTCTGTGCCGGACAGAATACCGATGGATTCATCTGAAGTGTACTTAGATGGCAACAATATGGACTCTCTCTCCAGCCACACCTTCATAGGGAGGAAAAATCTCAAAGTTCTCTATCTAAACGATAGTAAAGTCGAGGTAATTCATAACAGAACGTTCAATGGTCTTAAACTACTGGAAAATCTCTACCtgcaaaataattatatcaaggAACTCAAAGGTtacgagtttgagcaccttaccCTTTTACGTGAATTGTATTTACATAGTAACGAGTTGCTTTACATACAAAACACAACATTCTTAACCCTGGTTTCGCTTAGGGTCCTGAGGTTAGATGATAACCGTCTCAAAATATTTCCAGTGAATCTCTTCGAAAGGACTCATAACCTTCGCTCCCTGCACCTGAGCGAGAATCCTTGGAGCTGCGACTGTGACAACCTGGACGACATCCAGACTTGGATGCACGCCGCCGGCGGAATGCTCAAGGACGCAGACAAGATTATCTGCTCCCTCAACAGGTCAGTCGAGGTCAAGGCGCAAAtctctacttttaacttgtctgcCTGTAACAATGAGACGGAGACGACGACGATAAAACACGAGGCTTACCTGGATTatgtcttccttcccaccatcacCCTGGGGGCCTTCGCTGTTCTCCTCACCATCACGCTCGTTATCTTCTGCAACAGGAACCGCATGCGAGTGTGGGTGTACGCTAAATACGGCGTCAGACTCTTCTACAGGAGCGAGTATGAAGGGGATACTGATAAAGCCTTTGACGCTTTTGTTAGTTACAGTTCCAAAGACGAGGTTTTCGTGACTCAAATCCTGGCCCCGGAGCTGGAGCGCGGTAGCCCCGCCTATAAGTTGTGTCTCCACTACAGAGACTTCCCTGTCGGCGCCTATATCACCGACACCATTCTCAGTGCCGTAGACACAAGTAAGCGcacaatattaatattatcagAAAATTTTATCAAATCCGAGTGGTGTCGTTTTGAGTTCCGTTCCGCCCACCACGAGGTGCTGAAGGACCGGCGGCGGCGACTTATCGTCATACTACTCGGAGACGTTCCCCAGAGGGATCTCGACCCCGACATCCGTCTCTATCTTAAAACAAATACCTATCTTAAATGGGGCGACACTCACTTTTGGGAAAAATTAAAATTTGCGATGCCTGACGCCCAGCCACCGACGAGGAACCACCAGTTGCACACCCTGGCCTCCCAGCAGCAGCCGGGGCCCAGACCCGTCCCTCTCCACATGTAG